A DNA window from Gorilla gorilla gorilla isolate KB3781 chromosome 6, NHGRI_mGorGor1-v2.1_pri, whole genome shotgun sequence contains the following coding sequences:
- the ELN gene encoding elastin isoform X12, which yields MAGLTAAPRPGVLLLLLSILHPSRPGGVPGAIPGGVPGGVFYPGAGLGALGGGALGPGVKPLKPVPGGLAGAGLGAGLGAFPAVTFPGALVPGGVADAAAAYKAAKAGAGLGGVPGVGGLGVSAAPSVPGAVVPQPGAGVKPGKVPGVGLPGVYPGGVLPGARFPGVGVLPGVPTGAGVKPKAPGVGGAFAGIPGVGPFGGPQPGVPLGYPIKAPKLPGGYGLPYTTGKLPYGYGPGGVAGAAGKAGYPTGTGVGPQAAAAAAAKAAAKFGAGAAGVLPGVGGAGVPGVPGAIPGIAGVGTPAAAAAAAAAAAAKAAKYGAAAGLVPGGPGFGPGVVGVPGAGVPGVGVPGAGIPVVPGAGIPGAAVPGVVSPEAAAKAAAKAAKYGARPGVGVGGIPTYGVGAGGFPGFGVGVGAEAQAAAAAKAAKYGLVPGVGVAPGVGVAPGVGVAPGVGVAPGVGVAPGVGVAPGVGVAPGVGVAPGVGVAPGVGVAPGVGVAPGIGIVPGGVAAAAKSAAKVAAKAQLRAAAGLGAGIPGLGVGVGVPGLGVGAGVPGFGAVPGALAAAKAAKYGAAVPGVLGGLGALGGVGVPGGVVGAAPAAAAAAAKAAAKAAQFGLVGAAGLGGLGVGGLGVPGVGALGGVPPAAAAKAAKYGAAGLGGVLGGAGQFPLGGVAARPGFGLSPIFPGGACLGKACGRKRK from the exons GGGTCCCTGGGGCCATTCCTGGTGGAGTTCCTGGAGGAGTCTTTTATCCAG GGGCTGGTCTCGGAGCCCTTGGAGGAGGAG CGCTGGGGCCTGGAGTCAAACCTCTTAAGCCAG TTCCCGGAGGGCTTGCGGGTGCTGGCCTTGGGGCAG GGCTCGGCGCCTTCCCCGCAGTTACCTTTCCGGGGGCTCTGGTGCCTGGTGGAGTGGCTGACGCTGCTGCAGCCTATAAAGCTGCTAAGGCTG gcgctgggcttggtggtgtccCAGGAGTTGGTGGCTTAGGAGTGTCTGCAG CCCCTTctgtgccaggtgcggtggttcctCAGCCTGGAGCCGGAGTGAAGCCTGGGAAAGTGCCGG GTGTGGGGCTGCCAGGTGTATACCCAGGTGGCGTGCTCCCAG GAGCTCGGTTCCCCGGTGTGGGGGTGCTCCCTGGAGTTCCCACTGGAGCAGGAGTTAAGCCCAAGGCTCCAG GTGTAGGTGGAGCTTTTGCTGGAATCCCAG GAGTTGGACCCTTTGGGGGACCGCAACCTGGAGTCCCACTGGGGTATCCCATCAAGGCCCCCAAGCTGCCTG GTGGCTATGGACTGCCCTACACCACAGGGAAACTGCCCTATG GCTATGGGCCCGGAGGAGTGGCTGGTGCAGCGGGCAAGGCTGGTTACCCAACAGGGACAG GGGTTGGCccccaggcagcagcagcagcagcagctaaaGCAGCAGCAAAGTTCG GTGCTGGAGCAGCCGGAGTCCTCCCTGGTGTTGGAGGGGCCGGTGTTCCTGGCGTGCCTGGGGCAATTCCTGGAATCGCAG GCGTTGGGACtccagctgcagctgcagctgcagctgcagcagcagccgCTAAGGCAGCCAAGTATG GAGCTGCTGCAGGCTTAGTGCCTGGTGGGCCAGGCTTTGGCCCAGGAGTAGTTGGTGTCCCAGGAGCTGGTGTTCCAGGTGTTGGTGTCCCAGGAGCTGGCATTCCAGTTGTCCCAGGTGCTGGGATCCCAGGTGCTGCGGTTCCAG GGGTTGTGTCACCAGAAGCAGCTGCTAAGGCAGCTGCGAAGGCAGCCAAATACG GGGCCAGGCCCGGAGTCGGAGTTGGAGGCATTCCTACTTACGGGGTTGGAGCTGGGGGCTTTCCCGGCTTTGGTGTCGGAGTCGGAG CCGAAGCTCAGGCAGCAGCTGCCGCCAAGGCTGCCAAGTACG GGTTAGTTCCTGGTGTCGGCGTGGCTCCTGGTGTCGGCGTGGCTCCTGGAGTTGGCGTGGCTCCTGGTGTCGGTGTGGCTCCTGGAGTTGGCGTGGCTCCTGGAGTTGGTGTGGCTCCTGGAGTTGGCGTGGCTCCTGGAGTTGGTGTGGCTCCTGGAGTTGGTGTGGCTCCTGGCGTTGGTGTGGCTCCCGGCGTTGGCGTGGCTCCCGGCATTGGCATTGTCCCTGGTGGAGTTGCAG ctgcAGCAAAATCCGCTGCCAAGGTGGCTGCCAAAGCCCAGCTCC GAGCTGCAGCTGGGCTTGGTGCTGGCATCCCTGGACTTGGAGTTGGCGTCGGCGTCCCTGGACTTGGAGTTGGTGCTGGTGTTCCTGGCTTCGGGGCAG TACCTGGAGCCCTGGCTGCCGCTAAAGCAGCCAAATATG GAGCAGCAGTGCCTGGGGTCCTTGGAGGGCTCGGGGCTCTCGGTGGAGTAGGCGTCCCAGGCGGTGTGGTGG GAGCCGCACccgccgccgctgctgccgcAGCCAAAGCTGCTGCCAAAGCCGCCCAGTTTG GCCTAGTGGGAGCTGCTGGGCTCGGAGGACTCGGAGTCGGAGGGCTTGGAGTTCCAGGTGTTGGGGCCCTTGGAG GTGTACCTCCAGCTGCAGCCGCTAAAGCAGCTAAATACG GTGCTGCTGGCCTTGGAGGTGTCCTAGGGGGTGCCGGGCAGTTCCCACTTGGAG GAGTGGCAGCAAGACCTGGCTTCGGATTGTCTCCCATTTTCCCAG GTGGGGCCTGCCTGGGGAAAGCTTGTGGCCGGAAGAGAAAATGA
- the ELN gene encoding elastin isoform X16 produces the protein MAGLTAAPRPGVLLLLLSILHPSRPGGVPGAIPGGVPGGVFYPALGPGVKPLKPVPGGLAGAGLGAGLGAFPAVTFPGALVPGGVADAAAAYKAAKAGAGLGGVPGVGGLGVSAGAVVPQPGAGVKPGKVPGVGLPGVYPGGVLPGARFPGVGVLPGVPTGAGVKPKAPGVGGAFAGIPGVGPFGGPQPGVPLGYPIKAPKLPGGYGLPYTTGKLPYGYGPGGVAGAAGKAGYPTGTGVGPQAAAAAAAKAAAKFGAGAAGVLPGVGGAGVPGVPGAIPGIAGVGTPAAAAAAAAAAAAKAAKYGAAAGLVPGGPGFGPGVVGVPGAGVPGVGVPGAGIPVVPGAGIPGAAVPGVVSPEAAAKAAAKAAKYGARPGVGVGGIPTYGVGAGGFPGFGVGVGGIPGVAGVPSVGGVPGVGGVPGVGISPEAQAAAAAKAAKYGLVPGVGVAPGVGVAPGVGVAPGVGVAPGVGVAPGVGVAPGVGVAPGVGVAPGVGVAPGVGVAPGVGVAPGIGIVPGGVAAAAKSAAKVAAKAQLRAAAGLGAGIPGLGVGVGVPGLGVGAGVPGFGAVPGALAAAKAAKYGAAVPGVLGGLGALGGVGVPGGVVGAAPAAAAAAAKAAAKAAQFGLVGAAGLGGLGVGGLGVPGVGALGGVPPAAAAKAAKYGVAARPGFGLSPIFPGGACLGKACGRKRK, from the exons GGGTCCCTGGGGCCATTCCTGGTGGAGTTCCTGGAGGAGTCTTTTATCCAG CGCTGGGGCCTGGAGTCAAACCTCTTAAGCCAG TTCCCGGAGGGCTTGCGGGTGCTGGCCTTGGGGCAG GGCTCGGCGCCTTCCCCGCAGTTACCTTTCCGGGGGCTCTGGTGCCTGGTGGAGTGGCTGACGCTGCTGCAGCCTATAAAGCTGCTAAGGCTG gcgctgggcttggtggtgtccCAGGAGTTGGTGGCTTAGGAGTGTCTGCAG gtgcggtggttcctCAGCCTGGAGCCGGAGTGAAGCCTGGGAAAGTGCCGG GTGTGGGGCTGCCAGGTGTATACCCAGGTGGCGTGCTCCCAG GAGCTCGGTTCCCCGGTGTGGGGGTGCTCCCTGGAGTTCCCACTGGAGCAGGAGTTAAGCCCAAGGCTCCAG GTGTAGGTGGAGCTTTTGCTGGAATCCCAG GAGTTGGACCCTTTGGGGGACCGCAACCTGGAGTCCCACTGGGGTATCCCATCAAGGCCCCCAAGCTGCCTG GTGGCTATGGACTGCCCTACACCACAGGGAAACTGCCCTATG GCTATGGGCCCGGAGGAGTGGCTGGTGCAGCGGGCAAGGCTGGTTACCCAACAGGGACAG GGGTTGGCccccaggcagcagcagcagcagcagctaaaGCAGCAGCAAAGTTCG GTGCTGGAGCAGCCGGAGTCCTCCCTGGTGTTGGAGGGGCCGGTGTTCCTGGCGTGCCTGGGGCAATTCCTGGAATCGCAG GCGTTGGGACtccagctgcagctgcagctgcagctgcagcagcagccgCTAAGGCAGCCAAGTATG GAGCTGCTGCAGGCTTAGTGCCTGGTGGGCCAGGCTTTGGCCCAGGAGTAGTTGGTGTCCCAGGAGCTGGTGTTCCAGGTGTTGGTGTCCCAGGAGCTGGCATTCCAGTTGTCCCAGGTGCTGGGATCCCAGGTGCTGCGGTTCCAG GGGTTGTGTCACCAGAAGCAGCTGCTAAGGCAGCTGCGAAGGCAGCCAAATACG GGGCCAGGCCCGGAGTCGGAGTTGGAGGCATTCCTACTTACGGGGTTGGAGCTGGGGGCTTTCCCGGCTTTGGTGTCGGAGTCGGAGGTATCCCTGGAGTCGCAGGTGTCCCTAGTGTCGGAGGTGTTCCCGGAGTCGGAGGTGTCCCGGGAGTTGGCATTTCCC CCGAAGCTCAGGCAGCAGCTGCCGCCAAGGCTGCCAAGTACG GGTTAGTTCCTGGTGTCGGCGTGGCTCCTGGTGTCGGCGTGGCTCCTGGAGTTGGCGTGGCTCCTGGTGTCGGTGTGGCTCCTGGAGTTGGCGTGGCTCCTGGAGTTGGTGTGGCTCCTGGAGTTGGCGTGGCTCCTGGAGTTGGTGTGGCTCCTGGAGTTGGTGTGGCTCCTGGCGTTGGTGTGGCTCCCGGCGTTGGCGTGGCTCCCGGCATTGGCATTGTCCCTGGTGGAGTTGCAG ctgcAGCAAAATCCGCTGCCAAGGTGGCTGCCAAAGCCCAGCTCC GAGCTGCAGCTGGGCTTGGTGCTGGCATCCCTGGACTTGGAGTTGGCGTCGGCGTCCCTGGACTTGGAGTTGGTGCTGGTGTTCCTGGCTTCGGGGCAG TACCTGGAGCCCTGGCTGCCGCTAAAGCAGCCAAATATG GAGCAGCAGTGCCTGGGGTCCTTGGAGGGCTCGGGGCTCTCGGTGGAGTAGGCGTCCCAGGCGGTGTGGTGG GAGCCGCACccgccgccgctgctgccgcAGCCAAAGCTGCTGCCAAAGCCGCCCAGTTTG GCCTAGTGGGAGCTGCTGGGCTCGGAGGACTCGGAGTCGGAGGGCTTGGAGTTCCAGGTGTTGGGGCCCTTGGAG GTGTACCTCCAGCTGCAGCCGCTAAAGCAGCTAAATACG GAGTGGCAGCAAGACCTGGCTTCGGATTGTCTCCCATTTTCCCAG GTGGGGCCTGCCTGGGGAAAGCTTGTGGCCGGAAGAGAAAATGA
- the ELN gene encoding elastin isoform X14 encodes MAGLTAAPRPGVLLLLLSILHPSRPGGVPGAIPGGVPGGVFYPGAGLGALGGGALGPGVKPLKPVPGGLAGAGLGAGLGAFPAVTFPGALVPGGVADAAAAYKAAKAGAGLGGVPGVGGLGVSAGAVVPQPGAGVKPGKVPGVGLPGVYPGGVLPGARFPGVGVLPGVPTGAGVKPKAPGVGGAFAGIPGVGPFGGPQPGVPLGYPIKAPKLPGGYGLPYTTGKLPYGYGPGGVAGAAGKAGYPTGTGVGPQAAAAAAAKAAAKFGAGAAGVLPGVGGAGVPGVPGAIPGIAGVGTPAAAAAAAAAAAAKAAKYGAAAGLVPGGPGFGPGVVGVPGAGVPGVGVPGAGIPVVPGAGIPGAAVPGVVSPEAAAKAAAKAAKYGARPGVGVGGIPTYGVGAGGFPGFGVGVGAEAQAAAAAKAAKYGLVPGVGVAPGVGVAPGVGVAPGVGVAPGVGVAPGVGVAPGVGVAPGVGVAPGVGVAPGVGVAPGVGVAPGIGIVPGGVAAAAKSAAKVAAKAQLRAAAGLGAGIPGLGVGVGVPGLGVGAGVPGFGAVPGALAAAKAAKYGAAVPGVLGGLGALGGVGVPGGVVGAAPAAAAAAAKAAAKAAQFGLVGAAGLGGLGVGGLGVPGVGALGGVPPAAAAKAAKYGAAGLGGVLGGAGQFPLGGVAARPGFGLSPIFPGGACLGKACGRKRK; translated from the exons GGGTCCCTGGGGCCATTCCTGGTGGAGTTCCTGGAGGAGTCTTTTATCCAG GGGCTGGTCTCGGAGCCCTTGGAGGAGGAG CGCTGGGGCCTGGAGTCAAACCTCTTAAGCCAG TTCCCGGAGGGCTTGCGGGTGCTGGCCTTGGGGCAG GGCTCGGCGCCTTCCCCGCAGTTACCTTTCCGGGGGCTCTGGTGCCTGGTGGAGTGGCTGACGCTGCTGCAGCCTATAAAGCTGCTAAGGCTG gcgctgggcttggtggtgtccCAGGAGTTGGTGGCTTAGGAGTGTCTGCAG gtgcggtggttcctCAGCCTGGAGCCGGAGTGAAGCCTGGGAAAGTGCCGG GTGTGGGGCTGCCAGGTGTATACCCAGGTGGCGTGCTCCCAG GAGCTCGGTTCCCCGGTGTGGGGGTGCTCCCTGGAGTTCCCACTGGAGCAGGAGTTAAGCCCAAGGCTCCAG GTGTAGGTGGAGCTTTTGCTGGAATCCCAG GAGTTGGACCCTTTGGGGGACCGCAACCTGGAGTCCCACTGGGGTATCCCATCAAGGCCCCCAAGCTGCCTG GTGGCTATGGACTGCCCTACACCACAGGGAAACTGCCCTATG GCTATGGGCCCGGAGGAGTGGCTGGTGCAGCGGGCAAGGCTGGTTACCCAACAGGGACAG GGGTTGGCccccaggcagcagcagcagcagcagctaaaGCAGCAGCAAAGTTCG GTGCTGGAGCAGCCGGAGTCCTCCCTGGTGTTGGAGGGGCCGGTGTTCCTGGCGTGCCTGGGGCAATTCCTGGAATCGCAG GCGTTGGGACtccagctgcagctgcagctgcagctgcagcagcagccgCTAAGGCAGCCAAGTATG GAGCTGCTGCAGGCTTAGTGCCTGGTGGGCCAGGCTTTGGCCCAGGAGTAGTTGGTGTCCCAGGAGCTGGTGTTCCAGGTGTTGGTGTCCCAGGAGCTGGCATTCCAGTTGTCCCAGGTGCTGGGATCCCAGGTGCTGCGGTTCCAG GGGTTGTGTCACCAGAAGCAGCTGCTAAGGCAGCTGCGAAGGCAGCCAAATACG GGGCCAGGCCCGGAGTCGGAGTTGGAGGCATTCCTACTTACGGGGTTGGAGCTGGGGGCTTTCCCGGCTTTGGTGTCGGAGTCGGAG CCGAAGCTCAGGCAGCAGCTGCCGCCAAGGCTGCCAAGTACG GGTTAGTTCCTGGTGTCGGCGTGGCTCCTGGTGTCGGCGTGGCTCCTGGAGTTGGCGTGGCTCCTGGTGTCGGTGTGGCTCCTGGAGTTGGCGTGGCTCCTGGAGTTGGTGTGGCTCCTGGAGTTGGCGTGGCTCCTGGAGTTGGTGTGGCTCCTGGAGTTGGTGTGGCTCCTGGCGTTGGTGTGGCTCCCGGCGTTGGCGTGGCTCCCGGCATTGGCATTGTCCCTGGTGGAGTTGCAG ctgcAGCAAAATCCGCTGCCAAGGTGGCTGCCAAAGCCCAGCTCC GAGCTGCAGCTGGGCTTGGTGCTGGCATCCCTGGACTTGGAGTTGGCGTCGGCGTCCCTGGACTTGGAGTTGGTGCTGGTGTTCCTGGCTTCGGGGCAG TACCTGGAGCCCTGGCTGCCGCTAAAGCAGCCAAATATG GAGCAGCAGTGCCTGGGGTCCTTGGAGGGCTCGGGGCTCTCGGTGGAGTAGGCGTCCCAGGCGGTGTGGTGG GAGCCGCACccgccgccgctgctgccgcAGCCAAAGCTGCTGCCAAAGCCGCCCAGTTTG GCCTAGTGGGAGCTGCTGGGCTCGGAGGACTCGGAGTCGGAGGGCTTGGAGTTCCAGGTGTTGGGGCCCTTGGAG GTGTACCTCCAGCTGCAGCCGCTAAAGCAGCTAAATACG GTGCTGCTGGCCTTGGAGGTGTCCTAGGGGGTGCCGGGCAGTTCCCACTTGGAG GAGTGGCAGCAAGACCTGGCTTCGGATTGTCTCCCATTTTCCCAG GTGGGGCCTGCCTGGGGAAAGCTTGTGGCCGGAAGAGAAAATGA
- the ELN gene encoding elastin isoform X3, with protein MAGLTAAPRPGVLLLLLSILHPSRPGGVPGAIPGGVPGGVFYPALGPGVKPLKPVPGGLAGAGLGAGLGAFPAVTFPGALVPGGVADAAAAYKAAKAGAGLGGVPGVGGLGVSAAPSVPGAVVPQPGAGVKPGKVPGVGLPGVYPGGVLPGARFPGVGVLPGVPTGAGVKPKAPGVGGAFAGIPGVGPFGGPQPGVPLGYPIKAPKLPGGYGLPYTTGKLPYGYGPGGVAGAAGKAGYPTGTGVGPQAAAAAAAKAAAKFGAGAAGVLPGVGGAGVPGVPGAIPGIAGVGTPAAAAAAAAAAAAKAAKYGAAAGLVPGGPGFGPGVVGVPGAGVPGVGVPGAGIPVVPGAGIPGAAVPGVVSPEAAAKAAAKAAKYGARPGVGVGGIPTYGVGAGGFPGFGVGVGGIPGVAGVPSVGGVPGVGGVPGVGISPEAQAAAAAKAAKYGLVPGVGVAPGVGVAPGVGVAPGVGVAPGVGVAPGVGVAPGVGVAPGVGVAPGVGVAPGVGVAPGVGVAPGIGIVPGGVAAAAKSAAKVAAKAQLRAAAGLGAGIPGLGVGVGVPGLGVGAGVPGFGAVPGALAAAKAAKYGAAVPGVLGGLGALGGVGVPGGVVGAAPAAAAAAAKAAAKAAQFGLVGAAGLGGLGVGGLGVPGVGALGGVPPAAAAKAAKYGAAGLGGVLGGAGQFPLGGVAARPGFGLSPIFPGGACLGKACGRKRK; from the exons GGGTCCCTGGGGCCATTCCTGGTGGAGTTCCTGGAGGAGTCTTTTATCCAG CGCTGGGGCCTGGAGTCAAACCTCTTAAGCCAG TTCCCGGAGGGCTTGCGGGTGCTGGCCTTGGGGCAG GGCTCGGCGCCTTCCCCGCAGTTACCTTTCCGGGGGCTCTGGTGCCTGGTGGAGTGGCTGACGCTGCTGCAGCCTATAAAGCTGCTAAGGCTG gcgctgggcttggtggtgtccCAGGAGTTGGTGGCTTAGGAGTGTCTGCAG CCCCTTctgtgccaggtgcggtggttcctCAGCCTGGAGCCGGAGTGAAGCCTGGGAAAGTGCCGG GTGTGGGGCTGCCAGGTGTATACCCAGGTGGCGTGCTCCCAG GAGCTCGGTTCCCCGGTGTGGGGGTGCTCCCTGGAGTTCCCACTGGAGCAGGAGTTAAGCCCAAGGCTCCAG GTGTAGGTGGAGCTTTTGCTGGAATCCCAG GAGTTGGACCCTTTGGGGGACCGCAACCTGGAGTCCCACTGGGGTATCCCATCAAGGCCCCCAAGCTGCCTG GTGGCTATGGACTGCCCTACACCACAGGGAAACTGCCCTATG GCTATGGGCCCGGAGGAGTGGCTGGTGCAGCGGGCAAGGCTGGTTACCCAACAGGGACAG GGGTTGGCccccaggcagcagcagcagcagcagctaaaGCAGCAGCAAAGTTCG GTGCTGGAGCAGCCGGAGTCCTCCCTGGTGTTGGAGGGGCCGGTGTTCCTGGCGTGCCTGGGGCAATTCCTGGAATCGCAG GCGTTGGGACtccagctgcagctgcagctgcagctgcagcagcagccgCTAAGGCAGCCAAGTATG GAGCTGCTGCAGGCTTAGTGCCTGGTGGGCCAGGCTTTGGCCCAGGAGTAGTTGGTGTCCCAGGAGCTGGTGTTCCAGGTGTTGGTGTCCCAGGAGCTGGCATTCCAGTTGTCCCAGGTGCTGGGATCCCAGGTGCTGCGGTTCCAG GGGTTGTGTCACCAGAAGCAGCTGCTAAGGCAGCTGCGAAGGCAGCCAAATACG GGGCCAGGCCCGGAGTCGGAGTTGGAGGCATTCCTACTTACGGGGTTGGAGCTGGGGGCTTTCCCGGCTTTGGTGTCGGAGTCGGAGGTATCCCTGGAGTCGCAGGTGTCCCTAGTGTCGGAGGTGTTCCCGGAGTCGGAGGTGTCCCGGGAGTTGGCATTTCCC CCGAAGCTCAGGCAGCAGCTGCCGCCAAGGCTGCCAAGTACG GGTTAGTTCCTGGTGTCGGCGTGGCTCCTGGTGTCGGCGTGGCTCCTGGAGTTGGCGTGGCTCCTGGTGTCGGTGTGGCTCCTGGAGTTGGCGTGGCTCCTGGAGTTGGTGTGGCTCCTGGAGTTGGCGTGGCTCCTGGAGTTGGTGTGGCTCCTGGAGTTGGTGTGGCTCCTGGCGTTGGTGTGGCTCCCGGCGTTGGCGTGGCTCCCGGCATTGGCATTGTCCCTGGTGGAGTTGCAG ctgcAGCAAAATCCGCTGCCAAGGTGGCTGCCAAAGCCCAGCTCC GAGCTGCAGCTGGGCTTGGTGCTGGCATCCCTGGACTTGGAGTTGGCGTCGGCGTCCCTGGACTTGGAGTTGGTGCTGGTGTTCCTGGCTTCGGGGCAG TACCTGGAGCCCTGGCTGCCGCTAAAGCAGCCAAATATG GAGCAGCAGTGCCTGGGGTCCTTGGAGGGCTCGGGGCTCTCGGTGGAGTAGGCGTCCCAGGCGGTGTGGTGG GAGCCGCACccgccgccgctgctgccgcAGCCAAAGCTGCTGCCAAAGCCGCCCAGTTTG GCCTAGTGGGAGCTGCTGGGCTCGGAGGACTCGGAGTCGGAGGGCTTGGAGTTCCAGGTGTTGGGGCCCTTGGAG GTGTACCTCCAGCTGCAGCCGCTAAAGCAGCTAAATACG GTGCTGCTGGCCTTGGAGGTGTCCTAGGGGGTGCCGGGCAGTTCCCACTTGGAG GAGTGGCAGCAAGACCTGGCTTCGGATTGTCTCCCATTTTCCCAG GTGGGGCCTGCCTGGGGAAAGCTTGTGGCCGGAAGAGAAAATGA
- the ELN gene encoding elastin isoform X25, translating to MAGLTAAPRPGVLLLLLSILHPSRPGGVPGAIPGGVPGGVFYPGAGLGALGGGALGPGVKPLKPGLGAFPAVTFPGALVPGGVADAAAAYKAAKAGAGLGGVPGVGGLGVSAGAVVPQPGAGVKPGKVPGVGLPGVYPGGVLPGARFPGVGVLPGVPTGAGVKPKAPGVGGAFAGIPGVGPFGGPQPGVPLGYPIKAPKLPGGYGLPYTTGKLPYGYGPGGVAGAAGKAGYPTGTGVGPQAAAAAAAKAAAKFGAGAAGVLPGVGGAGVPGVPGAIPGIAGVGTPAAAAAAAAAAAAKAAKYGAAAGLVPGGPGFGPGVVGVPGAGVPGVGVPGAGIPVVPGAGIPGAAVPGVVSPEAAAKAAAKAAKYGARPGVGVGGIPTYGVGAGGFPGFGVGVGAEAQAAAAAKAAKYGLVPGVGVAPGVGVAPGVGVAPGVGVAPGVGVAPGVGVAPGVGVAPGVGVAPGVGVAPGVGVAPGVGVAPGIGIVPGGVAAAAKSAAKVAAKAQLRAAAGLGAGIPGLGVGVGVPGLGVGAGVPGFGAVPGALAAAKAAKYGAAVPGVLGGLGALGGVGVPGGVVGAAPAAAAAAAKAAAKAAQFGLVGAAGLGGLGVGGLGVPGVGALGGVPPAAAAKAAKYGVAARPGFGLSPIFPGGACLGKACGRKRK from the exons GGGTCCCTGGGGCCATTCCTGGTGGAGTTCCTGGAGGAGTCTTTTATCCAG GGGCTGGTCTCGGAGCCCTTGGAGGAGGAG CGCTGGGGCCTGGAGTCAAACCTCTTAAGCCAG GGCTCGGCGCCTTCCCCGCAGTTACCTTTCCGGGGGCTCTGGTGCCTGGTGGAGTGGCTGACGCTGCTGCAGCCTATAAAGCTGCTAAGGCTG gcgctgggcttggtggtgtccCAGGAGTTGGTGGCTTAGGAGTGTCTGCAG gtgcggtggttcctCAGCCTGGAGCCGGAGTGAAGCCTGGGAAAGTGCCGG GTGTGGGGCTGCCAGGTGTATACCCAGGTGGCGTGCTCCCAG GAGCTCGGTTCCCCGGTGTGGGGGTGCTCCCTGGAGTTCCCACTGGAGCAGGAGTTAAGCCCAAGGCTCCAG GTGTAGGTGGAGCTTTTGCTGGAATCCCAG GAGTTGGACCCTTTGGGGGACCGCAACCTGGAGTCCCACTGGGGTATCCCATCAAGGCCCCCAAGCTGCCTG GTGGCTATGGACTGCCCTACACCACAGGGAAACTGCCCTATG GCTATGGGCCCGGAGGAGTGGCTGGTGCAGCGGGCAAGGCTGGTTACCCAACAGGGACAG GGGTTGGCccccaggcagcagcagcagcagcagctaaaGCAGCAGCAAAGTTCG GTGCTGGAGCAGCCGGAGTCCTCCCTGGTGTTGGAGGGGCCGGTGTTCCTGGCGTGCCTGGGGCAATTCCTGGAATCGCAG GCGTTGGGACtccagctgcagctgcagctgcagctgcagcagcagccgCTAAGGCAGCCAAGTATG GAGCTGCTGCAGGCTTAGTGCCTGGTGGGCCAGGCTTTGGCCCAGGAGTAGTTGGTGTCCCAGGAGCTGGTGTTCCAGGTGTTGGTGTCCCAGGAGCTGGCATTCCAGTTGTCCCAGGTGCTGGGATCCCAGGTGCTGCGGTTCCAG GGGTTGTGTCACCAGAAGCAGCTGCTAAGGCAGCTGCGAAGGCAGCCAAATACG GGGCCAGGCCCGGAGTCGGAGTTGGAGGCATTCCTACTTACGGGGTTGGAGCTGGGGGCTTTCCCGGCTTTGGTGTCGGAGTCGGAG CCGAAGCTCAGGCAGCAGCTGCCGCCAAGGCTGCCAAGTACG GGTTAGTTCCTGGTGTCGGCGTGGCTCCTGGTGTCGGCGTGGCTCCTGGAGTTGGCGTGGCTCCTGGTGTCGGTGTGGCTCCTGGAGTTGGCGTGGCTCCTGGAGTTGGTGTGGCTCCTGGAGTTGGCGTGGCTCCTGGAGTTGGTGTGGCTCCTGGAGTTGGTGTGGCTCCTGGCGTTGGTGTGGCTCCCGGCGTTGGCGTGGCTCCCGGCATTGGCATTGTCCCTGGTGGAGTTGCAG ctgcAGCAAAATCCGCTGCCAAGGTGGCTGCCAAAGCCCAGCTCC GAGCTGCAGCTGGGCTTGGTGCTGGCATCCCTGGACTTGGAGTTGGCGTCGGCGTCCCTGGACTTGGAGTTGGTGCTGGTGTTCCTGGCTTCGGGGCAG TACCTGGAGCCCTGGCTGCCGCTAAAGCAGCCAAATATG GAGCAGCAGTGCCTGGGGTCCTTGGAGGGCTCGGGGCTCTCGGTGGAGTAGGCGTCCCAGGCGGTGTGGTGG GAGCCGCACccgccgccgctgctgccgcAGCCAAAGCTGCTGCCAAAGCCGCCCAGTTTG GCCTAGTGGGAGCTGCTGGGCTCGGAGGACTCGGAGTCGGAGGGCTTGGAGTTCCAGGTGTTGGGGCCCTTGGAG GTGTACCTCCAGCTGCAGCCGCTAAAGCAGCTAAATACG GAGTGGCAGCAAGACCTGGCTTCGGATTGTCTCCCATTTTCCCAG GTGGGGCCTGCCTGGGGAAAGCTTGTGGCCGGAAGAGAAAATGA